The Alicyclobacillus macrosporangiidus CPP55 genome segment GATTCTTCGGTGAAAGGGAGAGAGAGGTGTGACCACTCGCTTCAGCTTGGCTGAACTGGCTGAAATGATGCACACCCGCGTCGATATCATCCGGCTTGCGGTCGACACATTGGCTGCGGAGGGGAAGCTCACCGCCGAGTCCTTTGTGTTTGGGGATCGAAATTGGCGGATCGCCCCAACCGATATTAAGCGGATTCAGGATTGGATTGAGGCCAAGAAGGCCGCCGGAGCGCTGGCCGAACAACCGCCTCGCCGGAGGGTGTTGAAAAAACAGATTGTCCGCCAAACGGATGCCTGACGAACCGCGGTCCGCGCCGCGGTTCGATTTCTGAAGCGGCTGCGTTTGCGCCTGACCATGGCGTGATCTACACTGAGGACGGAATGGCTATCCCCCTGTGCAGGATTGAACATGTTGGATGGGACATGCCGGAAAGGAGTCTTGTCAACCGTGATCATTGGGGTTCCGAAAGAGCTCAAGGACAACGAGAACCGAGTGGCCATCACGCCAGCCGGGGTGCACGCCTTCGTCAGCGCTGGCCATGAGGTGCTGATTGAAACGCGCGCTGGCGAGGGCAGCGGCTTCTCGGACGCCTCCTATGAAGACGCGGGCGCGCGCATCGTGCCGGCTGCGGCGGACGTGTGGAATCACGCGGACATGGTGATGAAAGTCAAGGAGCCGTTGCCGGTGGAGTACGCGTATTTCCGGCAGGATCTCACCTTGTTCACGTATCTGCACCTGGCGCCAGAGCCGGAACTGACCAAGGCGCTCATGGACAGCGGCATGATGGCCATCGCGTATGAGACGGTGCAGCTCCCGGACGGCAGCCTGCCCCTCTTGACACCCATGAGCGAGGTGGCGGGGCGCATGTCCATCCAGATCGGTGCACACTTTTTGGAGAAGGCCCATGGCGGGCGTGGTGAGCTTTTGGGCGGAGTGCCGGGCGTGCCGCCAGCCCGGGTGGTGATCGTGGGTGGCGGGATCGTGGGAACGAACGCCGCCCGCATCGCACTGGGCATGGGTGCGCAGGTGACCATTCTCGACACGAACGTCGGCCGCCTTCGCCAGCTGCAGGACATCTTCGGAAACCAGTTGCGGACGGTGATGTCGAATGCCTACAACCTCCGGCAAGAGTTGGAGGGGTGCGACCTGTTGGTCGGGGCGGTGCTCATCCCGGGTGCGCGTGCGCCGAAGATTGTCACGGAAGAGATGGTGAAAGGGATGAATCCGGGGGCGGTCGTGGTCGACGTGGCGATTGACCAAGGGGGGTCCGTGGAGACCATCGACCGCATCACGACGCACAGCAATCCGACCTACGTGAAGCACGGCGTGGTGCATTACGCGGTCGCGAATATTCCAGGTGCGGTGCCGCGGACGTCGACGTTGGCGTTGACCAACGTCACGGTGCCGTACGCGCTGCAGTTGGCCAATCTCGGCCCGGTATCGGCGGTGCGCGCGAACGCCTCGCTGGCCAAAGGCGTTAATGTATACAAGGGCAAAGTCACGTATGAGGCCGTGGCCAGATCCCTGGGCCTTCCGTATACGCCGCTGGAAGAGGTGCTGTGATCGGTTTCTCGTCCATTCATGCCAGACCATGGTATGATGGGCGCAACTGGAGTCTGTGCAGGGGGGAGTCGGAATGAAGTGGTTGTGGTTGAGCGTGGCCGCGGCCGCCGGACTCGCGGCAGGTTGCGGGGCGGCTTCGGGCGGCCAGAGCGCTGCGCCGCCGCCCAATGCGGTGAAAGTCAACGTGGAAGCGTCCAACTGGAAGTGGACACTCGACAAAACCACGTTTAAAGCGGGACAGCCGATTGACTTCCGTGTCAAAGCCACCGAAGGCGCACACGGATTCTCCATCGCGGGGACGAACATCAACCAGACGGTGGCGCAGGGGCAGGACCCGGTGGATGTGGTCTGGACACCGGATAAACCGGGGACCTACACCATTCAGTGCGATGTCTACTGCGGGACCGGCCATGGGACGATGCACACGGAGATCACGGTCACGCCGTGACGGCGGGATGCATGGCATGAAATCGGTGAGTGGCTGAGAAGAGGCGACACGGACGAAACGGGAAAGGAGGCGTGCCGATGCAGGTGACGGAGGAGATGGTGCGCGGGGTCCTGACCGATGTGCTCGATCCGGAGATTCAAATCGACATCGTCAACCTCGGCATGGTGTACGGCGTGGACGTCTCGGAAGACGGCAAGAAGGTCACGGTCACGATGACGCTCACCACCATGGGTTGCCCGATCTTCGATGACTTGAAAGAGCAGATCATCGAGAAGGTCAAGGCCTTGCCCGGGGTGGAGGACGTGGAGGTCGTTCTGACGTTCGATCCGCCATGGGACAAAGAGATGATGTCCGAAGAGGCGAAGCTCGTATTCAAATATCTGTTCTGACGGGCGGCAGCCCGGTGTCCGCGGCAGCGCGCCAGTTGGTGCACTGCCGCGATTGCATTTTTCTTGCGGTGTGATAAGCTTAGGAAAGAAAACATGACTCATTGAGTCAACATTGAATCAGACCACACGCGGGAAAGGTTGGTACGGTATGGCTGGTCCGTTGTTTCATATTGAAGATCTACGGGTGAGCGTCGAAGACAAAGAGATCGTCCGCGGTTTGAACTTGACCCTGAAAGGCGGCGAGATTCACGCCATCATGGGTCCGAACGGAACGGGGAAGAGCACGTTGGCGTCCGCGCTGATGGGCCACCCGGCGTACGAGGTCACCGGCGGCAAGGTCACCCTCGACGGTGAGGACGTCCTCGAGATGTCGGTGGATGAGCGGGCCCGCAAGGGCATGTTCCTCGCGATGCAGTATCCGGCCGAGGTACCTGGTGTGTCCAACGCAAACTTCATCCGCACCGCGTTGAACGCGCGGCTCGGAGAGGGAAACGAGATCCCCGTGATGAAGTTCCACCGCGAGTTGCAGGCGCAGATGAAACGGCTCAACATCGATCCGGTCTTCGCCGAACGCTACCTGAACGAAGGGTTCTCCGGCGGTGAGAAGAAGCGCAACGAGATCCTGCAGATGGTCATGCTGAAGCCGCGCGTCGTCATTTTGGACGAGATTGACTCCGGCCTGGACATCGACGCGCTCAAGATCGTCGCGGAAGCCGTCAACTCCATGCGTTCACCGGAGGTGGCATTCCTCATCATCACGCATTACCAGCGCTTGTTGCAGTACATCGTGCCGGATTTTGTGCATGTGATGATGCAGGGCCGCATCGTCCGTTCCGGCGGCCGCGAACTGGCGGAACGTCTCGAGGCAGAGGGATACGACTGGCTGAAACATGAACTGGGCATCGAAGACGAGACCGTCGGAGTGCAGGCGTAAGGGGGGGCGAGCGATGGCGGAACAGACGACCACAATCGTCTCGGTGACGGCGGAAGAACTCTCCGGCCGGTACGCGGAACCCGATTGGTTGCGCAAGATGCGCGCCGGCGCTTGGGAGGCCTTCCAGGCGGCTCCGTCTCCGAAGTTGGAGAAGACGGATCTGCGGGACCGGAGCTGGGATATCGGTCCGTACCCGGACGAGGCGGGAAGCCCTTCGGAAGAAGCGGCGGCCTTCGTCGGCCAGCTCGCCGGCCAGGCGTATGTGCATGTGCGCAACGGTCTGGCGGTCGCCGTCCAGCTCCCGGAGGAGCTGGCAGCCCAGGGCGTTGTGATGACCGACCTGCACACCGCGGTGCGCGATCACGCGGAACTGGTGAAGGTCCACCTCGGCACGGTGGTCAAGCCGGATGAGAGCAAGTGGGCGGCTTTGAATGCGGCCTTGTGGCACGGCGGCATCTTTGTGTATGTGCCGCGGGGCGTGGTGGTGGACACGCCGGTTCACTTTGTCTACGAGGAGACGGGACAGGCCGCTGGCGGTGCGCCGCGCGCCCTCGTCATCGCCGATGAACACAGCGTGTTGTCCTACGTGGAGGCGTTTCTGACCGCCGGCTCGCAGCCGGACAAGGTACACACCGGCGTCACCGAGGTGATTGCCAAGGCTGGAGCGAAAGTGACGGCGGCGGTGGCCGGCGGGTATCGCAAGGGACCGACGAACTTCTCCGTGCGGCGGGCACACGTGGGCAACGATGCGTCGGTGGATTGGGTGTTCGCGGACATCGGCGACGGGTTTTCCGTGGTGTTGTTGGAGAGCGATCTGGCGGGCGACGGATCGGAATCGACCGTCAAAGGCATCGGCATCGGCACGGGCCGGCAGCATCTGGATCTGACGGCGAGCGTTCTGCACCACGGCCGGTACTCGACGAGCGACATCCAGCTGCACGGTGCCATGAAGGATCGGGCCAACGCGATATACCGCAGTTCAACGCACATTTACAAGGGTTCGGTCGGCGCGGGAAGCGAGCAGCACGACCGGATGTTGATGCTCGACAAACGGGCGCGCGCCGACGCCATTCCGATGCTGCTCATCGACGAGAACGATGTCCAGCGCTGCGGCCATGCGGCGAGCGTGGGACGAATTGACCAGAACCAGGTGTACTACTTGATGTCCCGCGGCATCCCCCGTTCAGAGGCGACGAAGATGATCATCTGGGGGTACCTGGAGCCCACGGTGCAGAGCATACCGTCCGAGGTGGTTCGAACGCACCTGGTGCGCCGCATCAACAGGGAGTTGGAAGCATGAACGCGGAAGAGATTCGCAAGGATTTTCCCATCCTGCAGCAGGAAGTCAACGGTCATCCGTTGGTCTATCTGGACAGCGCCGCCACGTCCCAGAAGCCGCGGCCGGTCATTGAGACGCTGCGCCGCTACTACGAATTGGACAACGCCAACGTCCACCGGGGCGTGCATACGCTTGGATCGCGCGCCACGGAAGCGTATGAGTTGGCGCGCGAAAAGGTGGCGCGATTCATTCACGCGCCCAGCCCGGAACAGGTGGTGTTCACGCGCGGGACGACCGAGTCGCTGAACATGGTGGCGTACGGGTATGCGCGCCTGAAGCTGAAGGAAGGGGACGAGATCGTCCTCACGCCGGCGGAGCACCACAGCAACCTCATCCCGTGGCAACAGGTGGCGCGCTTCACGGGGGCCAAACTCAAGTACATCCCTCTGCAGCCAGACGGTACCATCCGATTGGAGGATGTGCGGGCGACCATCGGCCCCAACACGCGGTTGGTGGCCATCGCCCAAGTGTCGAATGTGCTGGGGACCATCCACCCCATTCGGGAGATCGCAGCCATCGCTCATGCGAATGGCGCCGTCCTCGTGGTCGACGGGGCCCAGAGTGTTCCGCACATGCCGGTGGATGTGCAGGATTTGGACTGTGACTTTCTGGCCTTCTCCGGACACAAGATGTGCGGCCCGACGGGCATCGGGGTGCTGTACGGCAAGCGGAAGCTGTTGGAGGAGATGGAGCCGACATACTTTGGCGGCGAGATGATTGATGTCGTCGAGCTGTACCAGGCGACGTGGAAGGAGCCGCCCTGGAAGTTCGAGGGCGGTACGCCGATCATCGCCGGCGCCATCGGCCTTGGAGCAGCGGTGGATTACCTGACGGCCATCGGCATGGAGGAGATCCGGGCCCACGACCGTCAATTGGCGGAGTACGCGTTGGAGAAACTGAGTGCCATCCCGGACATCGAGGTCTACGGGCCGCGCCAGGGGACGGATCGCGGCGGCTTGGTGACCTTCAACCTGAAGGGTGTCCACCCCCACGATGTCTCCACGGTGCTGGACGCCGAGGGCATCGCCATCCGGGCGGGCCATCACTGTGCCCAGCCGCTGATGCGCTGGCTGAACGTCGCCGCCACCGCGAGGGCGAGCTTCTATCTGTACAACACGGAGGCGGACATCGATCGGCTCGCCTCGGCGTTGCAGACGGCAAAGGAGTTTTTCCAACATGCAATTGGATGATCTGTACCGGCAAGTCATCATGGACCATTATCAGCGACCCCGAAACATGGGGGATCTGGAACGGGGGACGGTCACCGTCGATCTGCGCAATCCGAGTTGCGGAGACGAGATCCGCCTGCAACTGTTGGTCGAGGACGGCATCGTGAAGGACGTGCGCTTCCGCGGTGCCGGTTGTTCCATCTCGATGTCTTCCGCGTCCATGATGACCGAGGCCATCAAAGGCAAGCCGGTTGCGGAAGCCCTCCGCCTGTCGCGCACGTTCCGTGCGATGGTGCGGGGGGAGGACGTGGACAGGACGGATTTGGGAGACCTGGAGGCACTGCAAGGCGTGTCGAAATTTCCCGCGCGCGTCAAGTGCGCGACGCTGGCTTGGCAGGCGCTCGAACGGGCCGTCGCCAGCGAGGACGACGGCGCGGCGAACTGAATCCGCGCCTGCCATGGAGCAGCGGGATCGATCAGAACCCAAACGGAAGGGATTAAGGAGGGAAAGACGATGGCGAAAGTGCTGCCCGAACTGGAGGAGTACCAATACGGTTTTCGCGACCGGGACATCTCCGTGGTGAAGTTCCAGAAGGGACTCTCGCGCAAGGTCGTCGAGGAAATCTCGATGATGAAAAACGAACCCGGGTGGATGACCGACTTCCGCCTGCGCGCACTCGACATCTTTTACCAGAAGCCGATGCCGAGCTGGGGTGCCGACCTGAGTGAACTGGACTTCGACGACATCACGTATTATGTGAAGCCGACGGAGAAGAAGGGCAAGTCCTGGGAAGAGGTGCCCCAGGAGATCAAGAACACCTTCGATCGCCTTGGCATTCCGGAAGCGGAGCAAAAGTTCCTGGCCGGCGTATCCGCGCAGTACGAATCCGAAGTGGTCTACCACTCGATGCGCACGGACTTCGAAAAACTGGGCATCCTGTTTACGGATACGGATACGGCGCTGCGCGAGTATCCGGAGATCTTCAAGGAGTACTTCGGCACCGTGATCCCGCCGGAGGACAACAAGTTTGCGGCGCTCAACAGCGCGGTGTGGTCGGGTGGCAGTTTCATCTACGTCCCCAAAGGTGTCAAGTGCGAGGTGCCGCTGCAGGCGTATTTCCGCATCAACTCGGAGAACATGGGCCAGTTCGAGCGTACCCTCATCATCGCCGATGAGGACAGCTTCGTGCACTACGTGGAGGGTTGCACGGCGCCGATCTACAGCAGCAACTCGCTGCACAGTGCCGTGGTGGAGATCATCGTCAAGGACCGGGCACGCGTGCGTTACACCACCATCCAAAACTGGGCGCCGAACATCTATAATCTGGTCACGAAGCGCGCCGTGGCGTACAAGGACGCGACCATGGAGTGGGTCGACGGCAACATCGGCTCGAAGGTGACGATGAAGTACCCGAGCGTGTACCTGATGGGCGAGGGCGCGAAGGGGATGGTGCTGTCGATCGCGGTGGCCGGCCGCAACCAGCACCAGGACACGGGGGCGAAGATGGTGCACATGGCGCCGAATACCACGTCCACCATCGTCTCCAAGTCCATCAGCAAGCACGGCGGCAAGACCACCTATCGCGGCCTGGCGAGCTTCGGGCCGAACGCCGTAGCCGCGAAGGCGAATGTCAAGTGTGACACCCTGATCCTCGACGACGACTCGACGTCCGACACCATCCCGTACAACGAGATCCGCAACGACGACGTCACCCTCGAGCACGAGGCGAGCGTGTCGAAGGTCAGCGAAGAGCAGCTGTTCTATCTCATGAGCCGCGGCATCTCCGAAGAGGACGCGACGCGCATGATCGTCATGGGCTTCATCGAGCCGTTCACGCGGGAGCTGCCGATGGAGTACGCGGTGGAGATGAACCGGCTGATCAAGTTTGAGATGGAAGGTTCCATCGGTTGACAGAGGTGTGTGCATGGCGTGGGTGAGCGTGGCCCGGGTGGACGAGGTGCCCCCCGGGCACATGATCAAGGTGACCGTCGACGGGGACGACCTCGCGGTGTACCATACAGATGAAGGGTTCTTCGCGACATCGGACGTGTGCACGCACGCAACGGCGTCACTGTCCAGCGGCAAACTGAACGGGTGCATCGTCACCTGCCCCAAGCACGGGGGCAAGTTCGATGTCCGAACGGGGGCTGCGGTGGCGTTGCCGTGCGTGTTCCCAGTCGAGACGTATCCGGTCGAGGTGCGCGGCGAGGAGATCTGGCTGGACGTGTGACGGGCGCAGGGCGGCCGCTCGGCGGCCGCTGCCAATGCCGTTTGTTGGAGGTATGGCCGTGAAAGTGTCGAGACGGACGGAGTACGGCCTGCGAGCGATGGTGGCGTTGGCGGAGTTGGCGGGGGATCGCCGCCCCGTGTCTTTGCCCACCATCGCGGAGATGGAAGGGATCCCGGAACAGTTTTTGGACCAGATTGTCGTCAAGTTGCGCAAGGCGGGATTCGTGAAAAGCGTGCGGGGGGTCAACGGCGGATACCTGTTGGCTAGACCGGCGGAGGAGATCTCCGTGGGTGCGCTGGTGCGTCTGTTGGAGGGCTCACTGGCGCCGATTGAATGCATCGGGGAAGGCGTCACCGATCCGGGGGCGGTCTGCGGCCGCGCTCGCGGTTGTCATACGCGAAGCGTATGGCTGCGCGTGATGGAGGCGCTGACGGAGGCCTTGGATTCGATCACGCTGGCCGACGTGATGCGGGATGAGGTCACCCTGCACGAAGCATCCCGCTGACTGGGTGCGGAAAAAACCTGGATGAGACGGAGGCATCCGCTCATCCAGGTTTTTTCTTATGCACTCTGGTGTGGGTCAGTTGGCGTCGAAGCCGAGATCGATCTTGGGCAGTTCCTGAATCCGCTGCACCGCCAGGCTTCGCTGCCGGCACGCGGCCACATAGTCCCGGTACACCGCCATCAGTTGCGGGTGTTGCCGAAGCAACTGGTCATCCAATCGCACGTGGTGCTCGTCGTGATCGTAAGAAATGTGGTAACTGGGGTTGTAGCCCAGGTCCCGTAACGTGTTCAACAATCGGGACAACAGTTCATTCACACGGTGATGCGCGCGACTCCACTCCTCGGACGACTGCATAAGGTCCATCCCATTTCCCCCTTCCGTTTTTCAGAGCGCGGGTGTGGGCCTGCCCGTTCGTTGTGGTGCTGCGCGAAATTTGAAACCAGTCCTGCTTCCATAGTATAATCCTTCATGTGCATCATCGCCAGTCACAGCCAAAGTGAACCAGATACAGGTAAGCAGGAGGAGGGAGCCCAATGCCACTGGTAGGTCAGCCAGCACCTGATTTTGACATGCTGAGCACAAAGAACATGAAGACGTTGGACGAGCATGTCCGCCTGTCCGATTACCGCGGCAAATGGTTGGTCATGTTCTTCTATCCGGCCGACTTCACCTTCGTCTGCCCGACGGAGATCATCGCGATGAATGATCGCCTGCAGGAGTTCAAGGACCTGGATGCGGAAGTCCTCGGCGTCAGCTGCGACTCCGTCCACAGCCACAAGGCGTGGATCAACACGCCGCGATCCGAGAATGGTCTCGGTGGGCTCGATTATCCGCTGGCCGCGGACTTCACCAAGGAGGTCGCGCGCAAGTACGACGTCCTCGTGGAAGAGACTGGGCAAGCCCTTCGCGGCCTGTTCATCATCGATCCGGAGGGTATCCTGCGTTACCAGGTCGTGCACGATATGAACATCGGCCGCAGCGTGGACGAGACCCTGCGGGTGTTGGAGGCGCTTCAGGCGGGCGGGCTGTGCCCGGCCAACTGGAAGCCTGGGGACAAACTGTTGGAGGTTTGAGCCGGTTTGGCCTTGCGTCCGGTGGTGTGCGATGCGGACATGGCCGGCGCGATCGCCTGTGGAGGCGCGAATCCGAGTGGGTTCGCGCCTTCTTTTCAACGGCAGGAACTCGGACCGCATGCGATGTTTTGAGGATCAACTCAGGAGGGATACGACATGCCGATGCGTTTGGGAACCCCGATGCCGAGCCTGGAAGGCGCAACGGAGTGGTGGCACACCGACGGGGCGGCGCCGAAGCTGGAACCGGGGAAGGTGACCCTGGTGCATTTTTGGGCCGTCTCGTGCCACATCTGCCACGAGACGATGAACGACGTGATGGCCATCAAGGAGAAGTATGAATCGGAAGGGCTTCAGGTGGTGGCGTTCCACATGCCCCGCTACGAGGAGGATGCGGACGCCGACCGGGTCAAGAAGGATGTCGAGACCTACCACATGACGCAGCCGATTGGGCTCGATCACCTGCACAAGGTGGCAAACGCGTTCCAAAACGAGTACGTGCCGGCGTTCTTCGTCTTCGGCCGGGACGGAAATCTCGCCTTTCGCGCTGCGGGCGACAAGGGGTTCCAGAAGGTGGAGCCCAAGATCCGCGAGGCGCTGGGCCTTCCACCCGAGGCGTGACCCGGCGCGGTATCCTTCGGGGCTACCCTTTATCCCCCACGGTTCGGCGGATGTGCCGCGGAGCGGCTCGCGTCAGCGCAGGAGCGGAGCGGCACATTCGCTGAACCGTTTCATTGACAGCGTCTTGTTTTTCTCGTACAATGGCCTCGTATAAATGAATGAGAATTCATTCATCAGGAGGGGCAGGATATCGCAAATCGCCGCGATGAATCCAAGTATGACGCGATTCTGGCGGCCGCCGTCCAGGTCATGGCTGAGCAAGGCTATCACAATGCGCAGATCTCCAGGATTGCGCGCACCGCGGGCGTGGCGGACGGCACGGTGTACCTGTACTTCAAGAACAAGGAGGACATCCTGATCTCCTTGCTGCGCCAAGCCATCGGGCGCATCGTCGAGAAACTGAAGGAGCGGATGGACGGGGTGGAACGCGCGGAAGATCAATTGCGCGTCCTCGTTCGCCTGTATCTGGAGGAGCTCGGCGGCCACCCGCAGATGGCGATGGTGACGCAGGTGCATCTGCGCCAGGTGGATGCGAACATTCGGCGGCAGATCGGCGACATCATGAAACCGTTTTATCAAACGCTCGACGACGTGATCGCACTCGGGATGCGCCAAGGGGTGTTCCGCGA includes the following:
- the ald gene encoding alanine dehydrogenase, with product MIIGVPKELKDNENRVAITPAGVHAFVSAGHEVLIETRAGEGSGFSDASYEDAGARIVPAAADVWNHADMVMKVKEPLPVEYAYFRQDLTLFTYLHLAPEPELTKALMDSGMMAIAYETVQLPDGSLPLLTPMSEVAGRMSIQIGAHFLEKAHGGRGELLGGVPGVPPARVVIVGGGIVGTNAARIALGMGAQVTILDTNVGRLRQLQDIFGNQLRTVMSNAYNLRQELEGCDLLVGAVLIPGARAPKIVTEEMVKGMNPGAVVVDVAIDQGGSVETIDRITTHSNPTYVKHGVVHYAVANIPGAVPRTSTLALTNVTVPYALQLANLGPVSAVRANASLAKGVNVYKGKVTYEAVARSLGLPYTPLEEVL
- a CDS encoding cupredoxin domain-containing protein; translated protein: MKWLWLSVAAAAGLAAGCGAASGGQSAAPPPNAVKVNVEASNWKWTLDKTTFKAGQPIDFRVKATEGAHGFSIAGTNINQTVAQGQDPVDVVWTPDKPGTYTIQCDVYCGTGHGTMHTEITVTP
- a CDS encoding metal-sulfur cluster assembly factor, coding for MQVTEEMVRGVLTDVLDPEIQIDIVNLGMVYGVDVSEDGKKVTVTMTLTTMGCPIFDDLKEQIIEKVKALPGVEDVEVVLTFDPPWDKEMMSEEAKLVFKYLF
- the sufC gene encoding Fe-S cluster assembly ATPase SufC, which produces MAGPLFHIEDLRVSVEDKEIVRGLNLTLKGGEIHAIMGPNGTGKSTLASALMGHPAYEVTGGKVTLDGEDVLEMSVDERARKGMFLAMQYPAEVPGVSNANFIRTALNARLGEGNEIPVMKFHRELQAQMKRLNIDPVFAERYLNEGFSGGEKKRNEILQMVMLKPRVVILDEIDSGLDIDALKIVAEAVNSMRSPEVAFLIITHYQRLLQYIVPDFVHVMMQGRIVRSGGRELAERLEAEGYDWLKHELGIEDETVGVQA
- a CDS encoding SufB/SufD family protein, which codes for MAEQTTTIVSVTAEELSGRYAEPDWLRKMRAGAWEAFQAAPSPKLEKTDLRDRSWDIGPYPDEAGSPSEEAAAFVGQLAGQAYVHVRNGLAVAVQLPEELAAQGVVMTDLHTAVRDHAELVKVHLGTVVKPDESKWAALNAALWHGGIFVYVPRGVVVDTPVHFVYEETGQAAGGAPRALVIADEHSVLSYVEAFLTAGSQPDKVHTGVTEVIAKAGAKVTAAVAGGYRKGPTNFSVRRAHVGNDASVDWVFADIGDGFSVVLLESDLAGDGSESTVKGIGIGTGRQHLDLTASVLHHGRYSTSDIQLHGAMKDRANAIYRSSTHIYKGSVGAGSEQHDRMLMLDKRARADAIPMLLIDENDVQRCGHAASVGRIDQNQVYYLMSRGIPRSEATKMIIWGYLEPTVQSIPSEVVRTHLVRRINRELEA
- a CDS encoding cysteine desulfurase — protein: MNAEEIRKDFPILQQEVNGHPLVYLDSAATSQKPRPVIETLRRYYELDNANVHRGVHTLGSRATEAYELAREKVARFIHAPSPEQVVFTRGTTESLNMVAYGYARLKLKEGDEIVLTPAEHHSNLIPWQQVARFTGAKLKYIPLQPDGTIRLEDVRATIGPNTRLVAIAQVSNVLGTIHPIREIAAIAHANGAVLVVDGAQSVPHMPVDVQDLDCDFLAFSGHKMCGPTGIGVLYGKRKLLEEMEPTYFGGEMIDVVELYQATWKEPPWKFEGGTPIIAGAIGLGAAVDYLTAIGMEEIRAHDRQLAEYALEKLSAIPDIEVYGPRQGTDRGGLVTFNLKGVHPHDVSTVLDAEGIAIRAGHHCAQPLMRWLNVAATARASFYLYNTEADIDRLASALQTAKEFFQHAIG
- the sufU gene encoding Fe-S cluster assembly sulfur transfer protein SufU; translated protein: MQLDDLYRQVIMDHYQRPRNMGDLERGTVTVDLRNPSCGDEIRLQLLVEDGIVKDVRFRGAGCSISMSSASMMTEAIKGKPVAEALRLSRTFRAMVRGEDVDRTDLGDLEALQGVSKFPARVKCATLAWQALERAVASEDDGAAN
- the sufB gene encoding Fe-S cluster assembly protein SufB, translated to MAKVLPELEEYQYGFRDRDISVVKFQKGLSRKVVEEISMMKNEPGWMTDFRLRALDIFYQKPMPSWGADLSELDFDDITYYVKPTEKKGKSWEEVPQEIKNTFDRLGIPEAEQKFLAGVSAQYESEVVYHSMRTDFEKLGILFTDTDTALREYPEIFKEYFGTVIPPEDNKFAALNSAVWSGGSFIYVPKGVKCEVPLQAYFRINSENMGQFERTLIIADEDSFVHYVEGCTAPIYSSNSLHSAVVEIIVKDRARVRYTTIQNWAPNIYNLVTKRAVAYKDATMEWVDGNIGSKVTMKYPSVYLMGEGAKGMVLSIAVAGRNQHQDTGAKMVHMAPNTTSTIVSKSISKHGGKTTYRGLASFGPNAVAAKANVKCDTLILDDDSTSDTIPYNEIRNDDVTLEHEASVSKVSEEQLFYLMSRGISEEDATRMIVMGFIEPFTRELPMEYAVEMNRLIKFEMEGSIG
- a CDS encoding non-heme iron oxygenase ferredoxin subunit → MAWVSVARVDEVPPGHMIKVTVDGDDLAVYHTDEGFFATSDVCTHATASLSSGKLNGCIVTCPKHGGKFDVRTGAAVALPCVFPVETYPVEVRGEEIWLDV
- a CDS encoding RrF2 family transcriptional regulator: MKVSRRTEYGLRAMVALAELAGDRRPVSLPTIAEMEGIPEQFLDQIVVKLRKAGFVKSVRGVNGGYLLARPAEEISVGALVRLLEGSLAPIECIGEGVTDPGAVCGRARGCHTRSVWLRVMEALTEALDSITLADVMRDEVTLHEASR
- a CDS encoding peroxiredoxin — encoded protein: MPLVGQPAPDFDMLSTKNMKTLDEHVRLSDYRGKWLVMFFYPADFTFVCPTEIIAMNDRLQEFKDLDAEVLGVSCDSVHSHKAWINTPRSENGLGGLDYPLAADFTKEVARKYDVLVEETGQALRGLFIIDPEGILRYQVVHDMNIGRSVDETLRVLEALQAGGLCPANWKPGDKLLEV
- a CDS encoding TlpA family protein disulfide reductase; its protein translation is MPMRLGTPMPSLEGATEWWHTDGAAPKLEPGKVTLVHFWAVSCHICHETMNDVMAIKEKYESEGLQVVAFHMPRYEEDADADRVKKDVETYHMTQPIGLDHLHKVANAFQNEYVPAFFVFGRDGNLAFRAAGDKGFQKVEPKIREALGLPPEA
- a CDS encoding TetR/AcrR family transcriptional regulator, with translation MAAAVQVMAEQGYHNAQISRIARTAGVADGTVYLYFKNKEDILISLLRQAIGRIVEKLKERMDGVERAEDQLRVLVRLYLEELGGHPQMAMVTQVHLRQVDANIRRQIGDIMKPFYQTLDDVIALGMRQGVFRENVNPRIARRLIFGTLDETVTAWVLPGGKYDLASLADDVVDVLLHGLSRVPDGIPSAESMDHRPG